The Anoplolepis gracilipes chromosome 17, ASM4749672v1, whole genome shotgun sequence genome window below encodes:
- the LOC140675121 gene encoding uncharacterized protein isoform X2: MAITSVHECPVSKIQIKSLTPRFTREKRKPKTSEAGDQQIIKNGKLNYFQVGKNDRSIKWYLEDEIALAKDMFWTEKQRIYNEMSDKAMRIGRKKLRGTIKTLLNLNYPQWYQDFSLDQMKNLLNLENVMRVDYEETKTDGTQKTLIAIGIMSTFFKLKPNIINELHKSCNLNSVDFLREIYKILTGNDFYEEEYEKFYDCNERIILSAIAFLTLPETVKELHKRLPAMIVPSLPPKPKPPMCPARRKSSCPYKEELFKSPDWTSYRNALQKWQKQYKLLTAPEIILSSKQYDQFFINNEILSEIRNRRKNTNHKMYTNYLEKISTKDLQKSSSTLYDVKDITNIDEEITHGDEDLPRQEKEGNISTSNIYQVPDDGKKFDFTINNHSGKAGTVEYKICDAPKPPGANKKSWLGEKNPVYMIAGASSQDEKPPNCSVTYEITGVANVTPSNSDEKFFAILKLDDRPKKIFPSGRENLSRKWQDWLLNVDEDFMQMEEQTDELINSMQTTMKLAFPGPVCDNCCSCRQTRKTEEKLQIKALNDNAVQNSEINKYVVESMHSSKPTTKSPVNLDAPQNEIKTNIIINGITKGNGQIQYYISGVQRDNMHIPSQIPASPTPRLVKNVPPCLCAMQQMINKDISPSISKDDIPWTKDEGVCIGKKYIPDEIGAYSCKTYPGDKSCRHNPFIKEIIRMEKNKREKEKKEEALDKIESTEVDKKEIQTKIMEKKKDKFITPDYPAYDDPWNILRTAPSKVVEIDYEKTLKLTPPAVPSSTLNIQERQKNISSLQELKKVDKNMPKYGFLKKDEKNVIDEAKQLNNRKQEMARLKNMFKSFTFLDDIQPAILPEELLAISRRDPEEIIVGSSVDEEENRTTSNEPCGWKTKSEQELPAKKTLTYLCEPDYPLETAAVRSGGRPCKCRENRNKKKILVYNVSGLVEKKRDERRPQKTKMEEENRIINGVLYFTPPISPRRSDEYIPEYELLESPYDMCINDVPDERLKLIERYSGPKSLVEKIQKKSKSCSCSNGVRKENHFVDQNKNIAETRRKLMESKLPEERWKTALKDAALMDYFTQHKSNVPCWTSCKKFAQSFRPRRLKVVKPVCECKYERKIVERNEEKAKWRIRQGRLKALKKQPFMHIVDISRPMIEDTKFIISGVKKMSAEDKNKEDIKYCISDVVKNVSMSPPQQIIDGLKMSTPVQTPQPSREDILRATAPHRHWSPTNIPPSPLPRKDAALKEEMERRKKARDEAFRLIYGDNNEQDASCLHHSYQEVCDKKKLMTYHEMKESYIEEEDVEKKTSKKIIGLQSPNKIKHRKDISDKKIANEVFHEKEKYLEEATDEVVQQDVSYKQIIDKIDEKIDDEKYLISDDDDKKRTNSKLDLMEIIKKV; the protein is encoded by the exons ATGGCAATAACTTCTGTCCACGAATGTCCAGTATCcaagatacaaataaaatctctCACTCCCCGGTTTACCCGAGAAAAGAGGAAGCCGAAAACGTCAGAAGCTGGAGAtcagcaaataataaaaaacggaaaattgaattattttcaagtcGGCAAAAACGATCGTTCTATAAAATGGTATCTAGAAGATGAAATCGCTTTGGCAAAGGATATGTTTTGGACAGAAAAGCAAAGAATTTACAATGAAATGAGCGACAAGGCAATGAGAATTGGAAGAAAGAAAC tcAGAGGCACAATAAAAACTTTGTTGAACCTAAACTATCCACAATGGTATCAAGATTTTTCCTTGGATCAA atgaaaaatttattaaatctggAAAATGTAATGCGTGTCGATTACGAAGAGACAAAAACGGATGGCACACAAAAGACATTGATAGCTATTGGCATTATgtcaacatttttcaaattaaaaccgaatattataaatgagttGCATAAATCATGCAATTTGAATAGTGTTGATTTTTtgcgagaaatttataaaattttaacaggAAATGATTTCTACGAAGAGGAATATG AGAAATTTTACGACTGTAATGAGAGAATAATATTGTCGGCTATTGCATTTTTAACTTTGCCAGAAACAGTAAAAGAATTGCATAAGAGATTACCAGCAATGATCGTGCCAAGCTTGCCACCAAAac caAAACCACCAATGTGTCCGGCAAGACGAAAAAGCAGTTGTCCTTATAAGGAAGAGTTATTCAAGTCTCCTGATTGGACCAGTTATCGAAATGCTTTGCAGAAATGGCAAAAGCAATACAAACTATTGACAGCTCCAGAGATAATCTTATCATCCAAGCAATATGatcagttttttattaataatgaaatactgTCTGAGATTAGAAATCGAAGGAAAAATACCAACCATAAGATGTATACCAACTATCTCGAAAAAATTAGCACAAAGGATCTACAAAAGAGTTCCTCTACTCTCTATGATGTAAAAG atataacgAATATTGATGAGGAAATAACACATGGAGATGAAGATTTACCAAgacaagagaaagagggaaataTATCAACTTCCAATATTTATCAAGTGCCAGATGATggcaaaaaatttgattttacgaTTAACAATCATAGTGGAAAAGCAGGAACTGTGGAATACAAAATTTGTG atgcACCAAAGCCACCAggagcaaataaaaaatcctgGCTGGGTGAAAAGAATCCTGTCTACATGATAGCTGGCGCGTCCTCACAGGATGAAAAACCACCGAATTGTTCTGTAACTTATGAGATCACTGGAGTGGCTAATGTGACACCCAGCAATAGCGATGAAAAGTTCTTTGCAATACTGAAACTTGATGATAGACCCAAAAAGATCTTTCCTAGTGGCAGAGAAAATTTGTCAAGAAAATGGCAGGACTGGCTGCTAAATGTTGATGAAGATTTTATGCAGATGGAAGAACAAACTGATGAGTTGATAAATAGTATGCAGACTACTATGAAATTGGCGTTTCCTGGACCGGTTTGCGACAATTGTTGTTCATGTCGACAGACTCGAAAGACCGAGGAGAAATTGCAAATCAAGGCGCTCAATGACAATGCAGTGCAAaatagtgaaataaataa GTATGTCGTAGAATCGATGCATTCTTCAAAGCCAACAACAAAATCACCAGTCAACTTGGATGCTCCACAGAACGAGATCAAGacgaatattattatcaatggCATTACCAAAGGAAACGgtcaaattcaatattatatatcaggTGTTCAGAGGGACAACATGCACATACCATCACAAATACCTGCCTCTCCAACACCTCGGTTAGTTAAGAACGTTCCACCTTGTTTGTGTGCTATGCAGCAAATGATCAATAAGGACATAAGTCCTTCTATAAGCAAAGACGATATTCCTTGGACGAAGGACGAAGGAGTATGCATTGGAAAGAAATACATACCAGATGAGATAGGTGCATATTCCTGCAAAACATATCCTGGCGATAAATCTTGTAGACATAATCcttttataaaagagataataagGATGGAGAagaacaaaagagaaaaagaaaaaaaagaagaagcgtTAGATAAGATAGAATCTACTGAAGTAGACAAGAAAGAAATTCAAACAAAGATAAtggagaagaagaaggataaatttattactccTGATTATCCTGCTTATGATGATCCTTGGAACATATTGCGCACTGCCCCGTCAAAAGTAGTAGAAATAGATTAtgaaaaaactttgaaattgACTCCTCCAGCAGTGCCTTCGTCGACATTGAATATACAGGAAaggcaaaaaaatatctcttccTTACAGGAATTGAAGAAAGTTGACAAAAATATGCCCAAATATGGCTTCCTAAAGAAAGACGAGAAGAATGTAATAGACGAAGCTAAGCAGCTTAACAATCGCAAACAAGAAATGGCGAGATTAAAGAATATGTTcaaatcttttacatttttagatgACATCCAACCAGCGATTCTCCCCGAAGAATTACTAGCAATTAGTCGACGTGATCCAGAAGAGATAATCGTCGGTAGTTCTGTTGATGAAGAGGAGAATCGTACTACCAGTAATGAGCCTTGTGGTTGGAAAACAAAGTCGGAGCAGGAACTTCCAGCAAAAAAGACTCTGACTTATCTCTGTGAACCGGATTATCCATTGGAAACAGCAGCGGTTCGCTCTGGAGGACGACCATGTAAATGTAGGGAAAATAGGAACAAAAAGAAGATCCTAGTATACAACGTAAGTGGTCTAgtggagaagaaaagagatgAAAGAAGACCCCAAAAGACAAAAATGGAAGAGGAGAATAGAATTATCAATGGTGTTCTTTATTTCACACCACCCATCAGTCCCCGAAGAAGTGATGAGTACATCCCAGAATATGAGCTTTTGGAATCACCGTACGATATGTGCATCAATGATGTTCCAGACgaaagattgaaattaatagaaagatattctGGTCCCAAAAGTCTAGTGGAGAAGATAcagaaaaaatcaaaatcatgCAGTTGTAGCAATGGCGTCAGGAAAGAAAATCATTTTGtagatcaaaataaaaacattgcaGAAACTCGACGGAAGTTGATGGAGTCTAAATTGCCAGAGGAAAGATGGAAGACAGCATTGAAGGATGCAGCATTGATGGATTACTTTACACAGCATAAAAGTAATGTTCCTTGCTGGACATCTTGTAAGAAGTTTGCTCAAAGTTTCAg ACCTCGCAGATTGAAGGTTGTGAAGCCTGTGTGTGAAtgtaaatatgaaagaaagatCGTGGAACGAAACGAAGAGAAAGCCAAGTGGAGGATACGTCAAGGAAGATtaaaagctttaaaaaaaCAGCCTTTCATGCATATTGTCGACATTTCGAGACCGATGATAGAAGATACAAAGTTCATCATATCAGGCGTAAAGAAAATGTCAGCGGAAGACAAGAATAAAGAAGATATCAAGTATTGTATATCGGATGtggtaaaaaatgtttctatgTCGCCGCCTCAGCAGATAATAGATGGTTTGAAAATGTCAACACCGGTTCAAACGCCACAACCGAGCAGAGAAGATATTTTACGAGCAACTGCTCCGCATCGACATTGGTCGCCGACGAACATTCCTCCAAGTCCATTGCCGAGGAAAGACGCTGCGTTGAAGGAAGAAATGGAGCGTAGGAAAAAGGCCAGAGATGAAGCATTTAGATTGATTTATGGAGATAACAATGAACAAGATGCATCTTGTTTACATCATAGTTATCAAGAAGTTTGTGACAAGAAGAAATTAATGACGTATCATGAAATGAAGGAAAGTTATATAGAAGAAGAAGACGTGGAGAAGAAGACGTCTAAAAAGATAATAGGATTACAGTCACCTAACAAGATAAAACATCGCAAAgatatatctgataaaaaaattgctaatgAAGTATTtcatgaaaaggaaaaatatctAGAAGAAGCTACTGATGAGGTTGTACAACAAGATGTgtcatataaacaaataatcgaTAAGATAGACGAGAAGATTGATGATGAGAAGTATTTAATAAGTGATGATGACGATAAAAAACGTACAAACAGCAAGCTTGATCTTATGGAAATAATAAAG AAAGTTTGA